The following proteins are co-located in the Streptomyces bottropensis ATCC 25435 genome:
- a CDS encoding ATP-binding protein: protein MDQPVRFVVSSTRAPQRVGQLRRIGAAHLRLWGIGSCIDTANLLISELVTNAVRYGETEDVSISVSYWRGEVRIEVADGTPGRPQVKRPAADEESGRGMLIVEALAEDWGTSEDGTLTWCTIAVPEPVMPKSGFWCEWRNEDGQQLSLAAMPTPDRAIRWARIQMRVIASAIDASVVGYVWDWLSDGWREPAEALKNGEEFTLPLSAGPYKFVWHARPVRFVPLVGGTPLPHLAEEEPARAG, encoded by the coding sequence ATGGACCAGCCAGTTCGCTTCGTCGTCTCCTCCACCCGCGCACCGCAGCGAGTAGGGCAACTGCGCCGGATCGGTGCCGCTCACCTCCGGCTGTGGGGGATCGGCTCCTGCATCGACACAGCCAACCTGCTCATCAGCGAGCTGGTCACCAACGCCGTCCGGTACGGCGAGACGGAGGACGTCAGCATCTCCGTCTCGTACTGGCGGGGCGAGGTCCGCATCGAGGTGGCTGACGGAACTCCGGGCCGGCCGCAGGTGAAGAGACCGGCCGCCGACGAGGAGAGCGGTCGCGGCATGCTGATCGTCGAAGCTCTCGCCGAGGACTGGGGGACCAGCGAGGACGGCACACTCACGTGGTGCACCATCGCCGTACCGGAACCGGTGATGCCCAAGTCGGGGTTTTGGTGCGAGTGGCGCAATGAGGACGGCCAGCAGCTCTCGCTCGCGGCCATGCCCACGCCGGACCGCGCGATCCGCTGGGCTCGCATCCAGATGCGCGTCATCGCCTCGGCCATCGACGCGTCGGTGGTCGGCTACGTCTGGGACTGGCTGTCCGACGGATGGCGCGAGCCTGCCGAAGCCCTGAAGAACGGCGAGGAGTTCACGCTCCCCCTCTCGGCCGGCCCGTACAAGTTCGTCTGGCATGCCCGTCCGGTGCGCTTTGTGCCCCTGGTCGGCGGAACCCCTCTGCCCCACCTCGCGGAGGAGGAGCCTGCGCGCGCCGGATGA
- a CDS encoding DUF6879 family protein, with amino-acid sequence MDLITSAQRDELFSSFERDAFHLELRDDYGSPVEDTPYARWQRGEPDDYAWLDPWMTLMKRVTGEGKTVRRVRVITEPHSRYVGWEHSLTHLNQEAGEDIRWLPRHRLPEGIDFPVGGNDWWLYDDRLLAVGHFDPEGRVLGSEIVEDPDTVAECVRVRDLLWTAAIPHAEYKP; translated from the coding sequence GTGGACCTGATCACCTCGGCCCAGCGTGACGAGCTGTTCAGCAGCTTCGAACGCGATGCCTTCCACCTGGAGCTGAGGGACGACTACGGGTCTCCCGTCGAGGACACGCCCTACGCGCGGTGGCAGAGGGGTGAGCCGGACGACTACGCGTGGCTCGACCCCTGGATGACGCTCATGAAGCGCGTCACGGGCGAAGGGAAGACCGTCAGGCGCGTCCGGGTCATCACCGAGCCGCACTCCCGATACGTCGGGTGGGAGCACTCGTTGACCCACCTCAACCAGGAGGCCGGCGAGGACATCCGATGGCTTCCGCGGCACCGCCTGCCGGAAGGCATCGACTTCCCGGTAGGCGGCAACGACTGGTGGCTGTACGACGACCGTCTCCTCGCCGTCGGCCACTTCGACCCCGAGGGCCGAGTGCTGGGGTCGGAAATCGTCGAGGACCCGGACACCGTGGCCGAGTGCGTCCGCGTGCGTGACCTGCTCTGGACCGCCGCCATCCCACACGCCGAGTACAAGCCCTGA
- a CDS encoding helix-turn-helix domain-containing protein: protein MNNQAQEAREALGARLRGFRKDAGFPSGRAFAVATGWAESKVSRLENGKQNPSEDDIRVWCIKTNRHEIVDDLIATVRHIDELWLEWRRQLQTGAERRQRKALPVYAKTKVFRIWHPTLVWGTIQTADYAAETFRQVVDYYEIPDDAEAATAKRLERQQYLYQGNRIFNVVLGEQALYTNFGGPEVMKGQLDRLLAVMRLPRLSLGIIPRSAPLGIWPGNSFSMFDDKLVLVETYSAEFSVTQPREIELYTKAFALLQQSAVYGTAVRNLILTAIHHFDQMPSD from the coding sequence GTGAATAACCAAGCTCAAGAAGCACGAGAGGCACTGGGTGCCCGGCTGCGCGGATTCCGGAAGGACGCCGGATTCCCGAGCGGCCGGGCATTCGCCGTGGCCACGGGGTGGGCCGAGTCCAAGGTCTCCCGGCTGGAGAACGGCAAGCAGAACCCCAGCGAGGACGACATCCGGGTCTGGTGCATCAAGACCAACAGGCATGAGATCGTTGATGACTTGATAGCCACGGTGCGCCACATCGACGAGCTGTGGCTCGAGTGGCGCCGGCAGCTGCAGACAGGGGCGGAACGACGGCAACGCAAGGCCCTGCCGGTCTACGCCAAGACCAAGGTCTTCCGCATCTGGCACCCGACGCTCGTGTGGGGAACGATCCAGACAGCGGACTACGCGGCCGAGACGTTCAGACAGGTCGTCGACTACTACGAGATCCCCGACGACGCGGAAGCCGCCACCGCCAAGCGACTCGAACGGCAGCAGTACCTGTACCAGGGCAACCGGATCTTCAACGTGGTCCTCGGCGAACAGGCCCTCTACACCAACTTCGGCGGCCCCGAGGTGATGAAGGGGCAGCTCGACCGCCTGCTGGCGGTCATGCGGCTCCCCCGGCTGAGCCTGGGCATCATCCCCCGATCCGCACCCCTGGGCATCTGGCCCGGCAACTCCTTCTCGATGTTCGACGACAAGCTCGTCCTCGTCGAGACCTACTCGGCGGAGTTCTCCGTCACCCAGCCCCGCGAAATCGAGCTGTACACCAAGGCGTTCGCCCTCTTGCAACAGTCAGCGGTCTACGGAACAGCAGTCCGAAACCTCATCCTCACGGCGATCCACCACTTCGATCAGATGCCGAGCGACTAG
- a CDS encoding DUF397 domain-containing protein, whose product MQPVAPNWRTSSYTGTENCVEVADNDAQHVMVRDTKARDRGLMAVQRTAWTAFVEYAKQG is encoded by the coding sequence ATGCAGCCCGTGGCCCCGAACTGGCGTACCAGCTCCTACACCGGGACGGAGAACTGCGTTGAAGTGGCCGACAACGACGCGCAGCACGTGATGGTTCGGGACACGAAGGCCCGCGACCGGGGGCTCATGGCCGTTCAGCGAACGGCCTGGACGGCATTCGTGGAGTACGCCAAGCAGGGATAG
- a CDS encoding relaxase/mobilization nuclease domain-containing protein, producing MIAAIKPAGANTRGLLAYLYGRGTHDEHFDPHIVAGFAMLGMPDPGRDENATLTELGHYLDEPVSLRNSEFGKPVTDHVWHCPVRAAPEDRYLSDAEWGEIAQRIVQAAGIAPTGDDLACRWIAVRHADDHIHILATTVREDGRRPKLHDSGIRVGDACREIEKDYGLRQLRKGDRTGARRPTQAEMHKAERLGWDQPSPAWLQDRIRAAIPHVTGAEEFIAYLQATGVEVQVRRGPSGDLLGYAAGRPGDVNEAGEQIYHPGSKISPDLSLPKITARLESSRPEEHPTARRNHPSTPWHQATDALDTLHTGLADDTHAQAHIAALGELLEATAQKAPAHLRAELRAASKAFARAQRSQVRAEDRAAHALRSAARDIVHTATGPDGSALAALVAALVWATIVAGRWHDAKNHAHQADAAREAVRHLQSAADHAIAPVLAGLTARPPREQARRTLASDVRAAVPDHAERILADPAWPALATVLADAEARGHQPHQLLKDAAAQRELTTARQPGRVLITRIQHTGRNPAPNRRAEAARLQSTMAGSVPAQQTGNGRMPAVTSSPTEQQHRQRR from the coding sequence GTGATCGCCGCCATCAAACCGGCCGGGGCCAATACCCGCGGACTGCTCGCCTACCTCTACGGCCGCGGAACCCACGACGAGCACTTCGACCCGCACATCGTGGCCGGCTTCGCGATGCTCGGCATGCCCGACCCCGGCCGCGACGAGAACGCCACCCTCACCGAACTCGGCCACTACCTCGATGAGCCGGTCTCCTTGCGCAACAGCGAGTTCGGCAAGCCGGTCACCGACCACGTCTGGCACTGCCCGGTCCGCGCCGCCCCCGAGGACCGCTACCTCTCCGACGCCGAGTGGGGCGAGATCGCCCAGCGCATCGTCCAGGCCGCAGGCATCGCTCCGACCGGTGACGACCTGGCCTGCCGCTGGATCGCCGTACGCCACGCCGACGACCACATCCACATCCTCGCCACCACCGTCCGCGAAGACGGCCGCCGCCCCAAACTCCACGACAGCGGCATCCGCGTCGGCGACGCCTGCCGCGAGATCGAGAAGGACTACGGGCTGCGCCAGCTAAGGAAGGGCGACCGCACCGGCGCCCGCCGCCCCACCCAGGCCGAGATGCACAAGGCCGAACGCCTCGGCTGGGACCAGCCCAGCCCCGCCTGGCTCCAGGACCGCATCCGTGCCGCCATCCCCCACGTGACAGGCGCCGAGGAATTCATCGCCTATCTGCAAGCCACCGGCGTCGAGGTCCAGGTCCGGCGCGGCCCGTCAGGGGACCTCCTGGGGTATGCAGCTGGCCGTCCTGGTGACGTCAACGAGGCCGGCGAGCAGATCTACCACCCCGGAAGCAAGATCTCCCCCGACCTCTCCCTGCCCAAAATCACCGCCCGCCTCGAATCCAGCCGGCCCGAAGAACACCCCACCGCCCGCCGCAACCACCCCAGCACCCCCTGGCACCAAGCCACCGACGCCCTCGACACCCTCCACACCGGCCTCGCCGACGACACCCACGCCCAGGCCCACATCGCCGCCCTCGGCGAACTCCTGGAAGCCACCGCCCAGAAGGCACCCGCCCATCTGCGCGCCGAACTCCGGGCCGCCTCCAAGGCGTTCGCCCGAGCCCAGCGCTCCCAGGTCCGGGCGGAAGACCGTGCCGCCCACGCCCTGCGCAGCGCGGCACGCGACATCGTCCACACCGCCACCGGCCCCGACGGCAGCGCACTCGCCGCCCTGGTCGCAGCCCTCGTCTGGGCCACCATCGTCGCCGGGCGCTGGCACGACGCGAAGAACCACGCCCACCAGGCCGACGCCGCCCGCGAGGCCGTCCGGCACCTCCAGAGCGCTGCCGACCATGCCATCGCACCGGTGCTCGCCGGACTCACAGCCCGGCCGCCCAGGGAGCAGGCCCGCCGCACCCTGGCCAGCGACGTACGAGCAGCCGTCCCCGACCACGCCGAGCGAATCCTCGCCGACCCGGCCTGGCCCGCGCTCGCCACCGTCCTCGCCGACGCCGAAGCCCGCGGCCACCAACCCCACCAGCTCCTCAAGGACGCCGCTGCCCAGCGCGAGCTGACCACCGCACGACAGCCCGGCCGCGTCCTCATCACCCGCATCCAGCACACCGGCCGAAACCCAGCGCCGAACCGCCGTGCCGAAGCCGCCCGCCTGCAGTCGACCATGGCAGGCTCGGTCCCCGCTCAGCAGACCGGAAATGGTCGGATGCCGGCGGTGACTTCATCACCTACCGAACAGCAGCACCGACAGCGCCGGTAG
- a CDS encoding MobC family plasmid mobilization relaxosome protein, whose product MAETAQRQGAPDQGVGAEGGPDPDTLHSVQQAVLRPAAVAAGEPAVQSVQPTIRRFTGTKRNDRVGPLRFTGDQRARLQQTAAEHGYKGDSGFAADIVLAFLTGRFTANLPLSEDRRRTHHFRAQVLRQLNRIGVNVNQIARALNSDHTPPDIRQRLADLHHLLELIAEALRQPADLETEASA is encoded by the coding sequence GTGGCGGAGACGGCCCAGCGCCAGGGGGCGCCGGACCAGGGGGTCGGAGCCGAGGGCGGCCCCGACCCGGATACGCTCCACTCCGTCCAGCAAGCCGTCCTGCGCCCCGCAGCCGTCGCCGCCGGCGAGCCTGCCGTGCAGAGCGTGCAGCCCACGATCCGCCGCTTCACCGGCACCAAGCGCAACGACCGTGTCGGCCCGCTGCGCTTCACCGGCGACCAGCGAGCCCGCCTCCAGCAGACCGCTGCCGAGCACGGCTACAAGGGCGACTCCGGCTTCGCCGCCGACATCGTCCTCGCCTTCCTCACCGGCCGGTTCACCGCCAACCTGCCCCTGTCCGAAGACCGCCGCCGCACCCACCACTTTCGCGCCCAGGTCCTGCGCCAGCTCAACCGGATCGGCGTCAACGTCAACCAGATCGCCCGCGCCCTCAACAGCGACCACACCCCACCCGACATACGCCAACGCCTCGCCGATCTCCACCACCTGCTGGAGCTGATCGCCGAAGCCCTGCGCCAGCCCGCCGATCTAGAGACGGAGGCATCCGCGTGA
- a CDS encoding DUF2637 domain-containing protein, whose translation MTTKQAAERYALVAAGVVIVALTAGGFWLSYAHLAEVAGQHGLKSSPVRQWAWPATLDAFIVAGELLMLRAGLRRVTDGWAIALTATGSVGSIALNVAGVSGTGNASTVPLLDYVVAAVPPTAALLAFGVLMRQIHQVVDQPADHWDAAPFQLPEPPVTAPARPAEPPAEPVRPAEPQAAGSVRPTEPPLEVSESKPSGGRPPKATLAELVEIGRIALAEHGTLSRSLLRNAVKDRDLTIGSQRQTEVMEILRPEIEAAAKTGPSAG comes from the coding sequence ATGACGACCAAGCAGGCGGCCGAGCGGTACGCGCTCGTCGCGGCCGGAGTCGTCATCGTGGCACTCACCGCCGGCGGGTTCTGGCTGTCCTACGCGCACCTCGCCGAGGTCGCCGGACAGCACGGCCTCAAGAGCTCCCCGGTCCGCCAGTGGGCCTGGCCCGCGACCTTGGACGCGTTCATCGTCGCGGGCGAACTGCTCATGCTCCGCGCGGGCCTGCGCCGGGTGACCGACGGCTGGGCGATCGCCCTCACCGCCACCGGATCGGTCGGCTCCATCGCACTCAACGTGGCCGGGGTCAGCGGCACAGGCAACGCCAGCACTGTGCCCCTCCTCGACTACGTGGTCGCCGCGGTTCCCCCGACTGCCGCACTGCTGGCCTTCGGCGTCCTGATGCGGCAGATCCACCAAGTGGTCGACCAACCTGCCGACCACTGGGACGCCGCACCCTTCCAGTTGCCGGAACCACCGGTCACCGCGCCCGCCAGGCCCGCTGAGCCACCGGCCGAGCCGGTCCGGCCCGCTGAGCCTCAGGCTGCCGGTTCCGTCCGGCCGACGGAACCACCGCTCGAGGTTTCGGAGAGCAAGCCGAGCGGTGGTCGTCCGCCCAAGGCCACGCTCGCGGAGCTCGTGGAGATCGGCCGGATCGCCCTCGCTGAGCACGGCACACTCAGCCGCTCCCTTCTCCGGAATGCCGTCAAGGACAGGGACCTGACGATCGGCAGTCAGCGGCAGACCGAGGTGATGGAGATCCTCCGGCCCGAAATCGAGGCCGCCGCCAAGACTGGTCCGAGCGCGGGCTGA
- a CDS encoding DUF3631 domain-containing protein has translation MQPTTPEPHSAPGKAAWPTVAVPGRPGHAPEAGPEADERAPGTVPVDQPAEEAVPDPEPTYGSELLDELRAHIAQFVILPSSQALDAVTLWVAATHLQPAWQHAPRLAVVGPAKRCGKSRLLDVLTETVHEPMLTINTTPAAIFRSITDEPPTLLVDEADTIFGTPKQAEKNEEMRGLLNAGHQRNRYVTRVVGNDHTPHRFATFAMAALAGIGDLPDTIMDRSVVVRMRRRAEGESVKPFRSRRDIPGLHDLRDRIAAWSRPLLDEAADLEPDMPVEDRAADTWEPLITVADLAAGSWPRRARAACAGMVAAEVEAEEDQPGEARILADIRRVFVAQREVDSLSTDELLHHLRQNAESPWAEWGRSGLSARELAAMLRWYDIKPGNVRLADGTQRKGYMRNKFLDAWRRYCPTVHSVNAEPTAPASG, from the coding sequence GTGCAACCTACGACACCCGAGCCGCATTCCGCACCCGGCAAAGCGGCATGGCCGACGGTCGCGGTGCCCGGCCGGCCCGGCCACGCGCCCGAAGCCGGCCCGGAGGCCGATGAGCGGGCGCCGGGTACGGTTCCGGTGGATCAGCCCGCCGAGGAGGCGGTGCCAGACCCGGAGCCGACGTACGGCTCTGAGCTGCTGGACGAACTGCGTGCCCACATAGCCCAGTTCGTGATCCTGCCCTCCTCGCAGGCGCTGGACGCGGTCACGTTGTGGGTGGCGGCGACGCATCTGCAGCCCGCGTGGCAGCACGCCCCGCGCCTGGCGGTGGTGGGGCCGGCGAAGCGGTGCGGCAAGTCACGGCTGCTGGACGTGCTGACCGAGACGGTCCACGAGCCGATGCTCACCATCAACACCACCCCGGCGGCGATCTTCCGCTCCATCACCGATGAGCCGCCCACCCTGCTGGTGGACGAGGCGGACACCATCTTCGGCACGCCGAAGCAGGCAGAGAAGAACGAGGAGATGCGCGGCCTGCTCAACGCCGGCCACCAGCGCAACCGCTACGTCACCCGGGTAGTCGGCAACGACCACACCCCGCACCGGTTCGCCACCTTCGCCATGGCCGCCCTGGCGGGGATCGGCGACCTGCCCGACACGATCATGGACCGGTCGGTCGTGGTACGGATGCGTCGCCGGGCCGAGGGCGAGAGCGTCAAGCCGTTCCGCTCGCGCCGTGACATCCCAGGACTCCATGATCTGCGGGACCGTATCGCCGCCTGGTCCAGGCCACTGCTGGACGAGGCTGCGGATCTGGAGCCGGACATGCCGGTGGAGGACCGGGCTGCCGACACCTGGGAGCCCTTGATCACCGTCGCTGACCTGGCCGCCGGGTCCTGGCCCCGCCGGGCTCGGGCGGCGTGTGCGGGGATGGTGGCCGCGGAGGTCGAGGCGGAGGAGGACCAGCCCGGTGAGGCCCGGATCCTCGCCGACATCCGCAGGGTCTTCGTCGCCCAGCGCGAGGTCGACAGCCTCTCCACGGACGAACTGCTGCACCACCTGCGTCAGAACGCCGAGAGCCCGTGGGCGGAATGGGGGCGCAGCGGGCTGAGCGCCCGCGAACTGGCGGCGATGCTGCGCTGGTACGACATCAAGCCCGGCAACGTCCGCCTCGCCGACGGCACCCAGCGCAAGGGCTACATGCGCAACAAGTTCCTCGACGCGTGGCGGCGCTACTGCCCCACCGTTCACTCAGTGAACGCCGAGCCGACCGCCCCAGCCTCGGGCTGA
- a CDS encoding helix-turn-helix domain-containing protein produces MDADEDDFPEWADRIKANVAGEVRRRRKEMGWSAQDLADQCERLGHPIPRNVIANMESGRRASLPLVDVMVLAAALETYPVCLIFPVGYVERTQELPFQDLIPTWDALRRFTGEQEMPMYDAGLVPDFEHHASLVQTALAALEEEERARFAAKTTTSRALQEEAERKRAKYADQAISAKYSLRHLRRELREEGATPPHLPPALGDVDSPEEEPNTTPEERL; encoded by the coding sequence GTGGATGCTGATGAGGACGACTTCCCGGAGTGGGCGGATCGGATCAAGGCCAACGTGGCCGGCGAAGTTCGGCGGAGAAGGAAGGAGATGGGATGGAGCGCACAGGACCTCGCGGATCAGTGCGAGCGGCTGGGGCATCCCATCCCGCGCAACGTGATCGCCAACATGGAGTCCGGGCGCAGGGCCAGCCTGCCGCTGGTGGACGTCATGGTCCTGGCGGCGGCCCTGGAGACGTACCCGGTCTGCCTGATCTTCCCGGTCGGCTACGTCGAGCGGACCCAGGAACTCCCCTTCCAGGACCTCATCCCCACCTGGGACGCCCTGCGGCGCTTCACCGGCGAGCAGGAAATGCCCATGTACGACGCGGGCCTGGTCCCCGACTTCGAGCACCACGCCAGCCTCGTACAAACCGCCCTCGCCGCGCTCGAAGAGGAAGAGCGTGCGAGGTTCGCGGCCAAGACCACCACCAGCCGCGCCCTGCAGGAAGAAGCCGAGCGCAAGCGGGCCAAGTACGCCGACCAGGCCATCTCCGCCAAGTACAGCCTCCGCCACCTCCGCCGCGAGCTCCGCGAGGAAGGCGCCACCCCACCCCATCTGCCACCCGCGCTGGGCGATGTCGATTCACCCGAAGAAGAACCCAACACCACCCCGGAGGAACGCCTTTGA
- a CDS encoding tyrosine-type recombinase/integrase translates to MKGSTYRRCSCRDPKTGKELGSSCPKRSSRNHCTYSIRQELPPREDGSRRSFARGGYASLKAAQAELDHVRALLGLAEPDDPEGVQLIAEMLAEVSRDKLPLPDVEETRRRLNAGQDLVGSLTVGEWLDRWLAGKRIRKSGVSRYETDVRVHLKPHIGERRLDRLRVSHLSEMFTAITDANAEILEQNAQRRTAVEELATVPWKGVENRARRTAMKAAIDAMPPFRRVTGPSTRQHIKATLRAALNDAIGQQIITFNPAAHVEIDPVRKPKALVWTDERVARWQQTGEKPSPVMVWTPEQTGAFLDFVATDRLYAMWHLIAFRGLRRGEACGQPWSETNLDRHSLTVTGQLIQDGWEVEASEPKTDSGFRVVALDDDTVGVLERHRKQQVADREEWGTAWVETGLVFTQEDGSWLHPGKVTDLFERLVAASGLPPIRLHDLRHGAATLMLAAGIDVKIVSDTLGHSDTRITRDIYQSVLPQVGKSAAEATAKLVPLQRRTEAEEAARKAAKAAKKAKDKAKAEARAKRKGKRKKPKK, encoded by the coding sequence TTGAAAGGCTCCACCTACCGCCGCTGCTCCTGCCGTGACCCGAAGACCGGCAAGGAACTTGGCTCCTCCTGCCCCAAGCGCAGCAGCAGGAACCACTGCACCTACTCCATACGCCAGGAGCTGCCGCCCCGCGAGGACGGCAGCCGACGGTCCTTCGCCCGGGGCGGGTACGCCAGCCTCAAGGCCGCCCAGGCCGAACTCGACCACGTACGCGCCCTCCTCGGGCTCGCCGAGCCGGACGACCCCGAGGGTGTCCAGCTGATCGCCGAGATGCTGGCCGAGGTCAGCCGCGACAAGCTGCCCCTCCCCGACGTCGAAGAAACGAGGCGGCGCCTCAATGCCGGCCAGGACCTCGTGGGCAGCCTCACTGTGGGCGAGTGGCTGGACCGGTGGCTCGCGGGCAAGCGCATACGGAAGTCTGGCGTCAGCCGCTACGAGACCGACGTCCGCGTGCACCTCAAACCCCACATCGGCGAGCGGCGCCTCGACCGGCTGCGCGTGAGCCATCTCAGCGAGATGTTCACCGCCATCACCGACGCCAACGCCGAGATCCTGGAGCAGAACGCCCAGCGGCGCACGGCGGTCGAGGAGTTGGCGACCGTTCCGTGGAAGGGCGTGGAGAACCGGGCCCGCCGCACAGCCATGAAGGCGGCGATCGACGCGATGCCACCCTTCCGCCGCGTCACCGGGCCGTCCACACGCCAGCACATCAAGGCGACACTCCGCGCTGCCCTGAACGACGCTATCGGCCAGCAGATCATCACGTTCAACCCAGCGGCCCACGTCGAGATCGACCCCGTCCGCAAACCGAAGGCCCTGGTGTGGACGGACGAGCGGGTCGCCCGGTGGCAACAGACCGGCGAGAAGCCCTCCCCCGTCATGGTCTGGACGCCGGAACAGACCGGTGCGTTCCTCGACTTCGTGGCCACGGACCGGCTGTACGCCATGTGGCATCTGATCGCCTTCCGCGGACTGCGTCGCGGTGAGGCATGCGGCCAGCCATGGTCGGAGACCAACCTCGACCGGCATTCCCTCACCGTCACCGGCCAACTCATCCAGGACGGATGGGAAGTCGAGGCGTCCGAACCGAAGACCGACAGCGGGTTCCGCGTCGTGGCCCTGGACGACGACACCGTCGGCGTGCTGGAGCGGCATCGCAAGCAGCAGGTGGCGGACCGCGAGGAGTGGGGAACAGCCTGGGTCGAGACCGGGCTCGTCTTCACCCAGGAAGACGGCTCCTGGTTGCACCCCGGGAAGGTGACCGACCTCTTCGAGCGCCTCGTCGCCGCCTCCGGGCTCCCGCCGATCCGGCTGCACGACCTCCGCCACGGCGCGGCCACGCTCATGCTCGCCGCCGGCATCGACGTGAAGATCGTGTCGGACACGCTCGGGCACAGCGACACCCGAATCACGCGGGACATCTACCAGAGCGTCCTGCCCCAGGTCGGCAAGAGCGCCGCCGAGGCCACCGCCAAGCTGGTCCCGCTTCAGCGGAGGACCGAGGCGGAGGAGGCCGCCCGCAAGGCGGCGAAGGCCGCCAAGAAGGCCAAGGACAAGGCGAAGGCCGAGGCCAGGGCCAAGAGGAAGGGCAAGCGGAAGAAGCCCAAGAAGTAG
- a CDS encoding ABC transporter ATP-binding protein — translation MATVSFDKATRIYPGSTKPAVDALEIEIEDGEFLVLVGPSGCGKSTSLRMLAGLEDVNGGAIRIGDRDVTHLPPKDRDIAMVFQNYALYPHMTVADNMGFALKIAGINKAEIRQKVEEAAKILDLTEYLDRKPKALSGGQRQRVAMGRAIVREPQVFLMDEPLSNLDAKLRVSTRTQIASLQRRLGITTVYVTHDQVEAMTMGDRVAVLKDGLLQQVDTPRNMYDRPANLFVAGFIGSPAMNLVEVPITDGGVKFGNSVVPVNRDALKAASDKGDTTVTVGVRPEHFDIVEHDGTVASALSKDTDDAPAGLAVTVNVVEELGADGYVYGTAEVGGETKDLVVRVNGRQVPEKGATLHVVPRPGENHVFSTSTGERLSD, via the coding sequence ATGGCCACAGTTTCGTTCGACAAGGCGACCCGCATCTACCCGGGTTCCACCAAGCCCGCCGTGGACGCGCTCGAGATCGAGATCGAGGACGGCGAGTTCCTCGTACTGGTCGGCCCGTCCGGTTGCGGCAAGTCCACCTCGCTCCGCATGCTCGCGGGGCTCGAGGACGTCAACGGCGGCGCCATCCGCATCGGTGACCGCGACGTCACGCACCTGCCGCCGAAGGACCGGGACATCGCCATGGTGTTCCAGAACTACGCGCTCTACCCGCACATGACCGTCGCCGACAACATGGGCTTCGCCCTCAAGATCGCCGGCATCAACAAGGCGGAGATCCGGCAGAAGGTCGAGGAGGCCGCGAAGATCCTCGACCTCACCGAGTACCTGGACCGCAAGCCGAAGGCCCTCTCCGGCGGTCAGCGCCAGCGTGTCGCCATGGGTCGCGCCATCGTGCGTGAGCCCCAGGTCTTCCTCATGGACGAGCCGCTGTCGAACCTCGACGCCAAGCTCCGTGTCTCGACCCGTACGCAGATCGCGTCCCTGCAGCGCCGCCTCGGCATCACCACCGTCTACGTCACCCACGACCAGGTCGAGGCCATGACGATGGGCGACCGTGTGGCGGTCCTCAAGGACGGTCTGCTCCAGCAGGTCGACACCCCGCGCAACATGTACGACCGCCCGGCCAACCTCTTCGTCGCCGGCTTCATCGGCTCCCCGGCCATGAACCTGGTCGAGGTCCCGATCACCGACGGCGGTGTGAAGTTCGGCAACAGCGTCGTCCCGGTCAACCGTGACGCGCTCAAGGCCGCCTCCGACAAGGGTGACACCACCGTCACCGTCGGTGTCCGCCCCGAGCACTTCGACATCGTCGAGCACGACGGTACCGTCGCCTCCGCCCTGTCGAAGGACACCGACGACGCCCCGGCCGGCCTCGCCGTCACCGTCAACGTCGTCGAGGAGCTCGGCGCCGACGGTTACGTCTACGGCACCGCCGAGGTCGGCGGCGAGACCAAGGACCTCGTGGTCCGCGTCAACGGCCGCCAGGTGCCCGAGAAGGGCGCGACGCTGCACGTCGTGCCGCGTCCGGGCGAGAACCACGTGTTCTCGACCTCGACGGGCGAGCGCCTCTCCGACTGA